A stretch of DNA from Cheilinus undulatus linkage group 7, ASM1832078v1, whole genome shotgun sequence:
TTGAAAACATGTAGCAGAAGTTGGACAATAATGAATAGTGCTTGTCATTCTTTGCTTTATCTCTTGGGATTCATGGCTACCAAACAGCTCGGAGACCTTGACTGTCTGAAAAAACAAGGCAGCAGCTGTGAGAGtagtagagagagagacagagttaCATCTtgtggttttctttttctctattttttttttagactgtTTACACTGTTTAGTATGAATGAGAGCAGATACATTGAAAACATTCATTAGTATAACAGCTCTCAGTAGTACTTCACATCATCCAGTGttctcatatttttcttttgaagGTCATCACATTAAGCCCAGTTTTTGACCTTGTCTGAGAGTCAGTATGAATGATTTCATCATTTTAGAAGGATGCACAGTTTgatagtaaaataaaacagtgagcTTGCACAAATGAACCCACCTGAAGTGTCACCCTCAGAGAGAACAAAGTCTTATTAGTCACTGTATCTGGACAGGAAATTCTAGTCTGTATCTCTAATGGTGTGTTTCCACCAGTCCAGTTTAGTTTTTTGCCGTCGAGTACACATTTACATTTCCACCATCAAAAGTTAGGAaagtaccgtcccacttttagGTACCTTTCTGCCAGCATGCCTAGTGTACCTCTGCAACCCCAGTCCACAGATTGGTCAAAAGACTTATCACTTCCCACTGTGGCAATCCCACACAAAAATAATGGACACACAACATACACCATTTACAGTTTAGAGTTATAgttacagtttgttttttttttccaaataaagtCAGTGATTTGCATTTCCCCATGAAAGATTTAGCATTCTTCAATGGATTTCAGGCAGGCTACACAGTCACATTGCTATAATGCCTCATTATTACAGAGCTGATGCTGCTTTCACCAACAGGCTAACGCCCCTACCTCCCAGGTTAATTGTCGATATGTATtgaaactacacttttgaaaatgttaaatattttacaatatgacagagctgcagtaactctagAAAATCCCTGGTAAGTCTCCTCTGACAAGAACacagcagagagtcaacctcatagcaatgCAGTGATGAAGAATATGTTCTGTGTATCCTTTAGAAACACCTGAAGTCACAAGTGGTAACTCTAAGTCAGTGGATAATTTCACACATGGTGCAAATGCgtttcaaatttaaaacaacaaaaagtcttgCAGATGAGCTAAGGaatcccagcagggatcactgtaagACAGACAACACATCTataacacatctaaacactatGTCCAAAGGCATTATTAGTCCAAATATCCAAATGTGGCAGTGGTCAGAGCTTAGAGAAGTTGACTCTTTACAAAGTTGAACCAACACTGGTGGATCTACACTGTCAGCTCCAACACTGAACAACATTTCACTCAGAAAAGAgttaaattacactttgggagtttaactcaactctgaaatgtttaactctGAGATATCAGCACTccagtttttactgtttatGGATGTGGTGTGGAATCATTCTttctctatgtgctactgtgtatcTAACCAAAGTGGAAAAGTACAAGAGAATTGTACTCATGTAAAACGTGCTTAGGTTGaagtaaaaatactgattttaaaaagagaatgCTGAGTGTGTTTTCAACCCGGCAAACCACCTTTTCACCCCACTGAGGAATGCACCTTTCTGTACCGGAAACACCTCAAACAGAGTCCACTGTCTGAACCATCAAGGACACATGATCTTCCTTTTCTGGCCCCTTTTACTGAGGAGGGAAGGCGGGAGGATAAAACTCCCATCTTCGTGAGTTTGACCACATAGAAACAATCAGACAGAGAAATATGTTGGTTGTGGATTTGTTCTTCTGTGGAGCCGTGATGCTTTGCTGGACCAGGCTCTGCGTGTCCCTGATCCCACCCTACAACCCCACAACAACAGGTTAGAGAGCACAAAACACCCAAATTCCCATATGCATCATTATTCATATGATTTTAAGCATATGTTTTATAGCTGTGTTTTGTGCATGAGTTGGATTGTTTGCATGCTGCTCCAGCCTCTGGCTCTGTTTCTCAGCTTGCAGAGtaatttgttcattttctgATTCATTGACAGGAGATCATCCCACAACAACTGCAGAGTCAGGAGACAATctgaaaataaagcatgcagCTCACACCTCAATGGCCTCCACAGTTTCTTATCACTCCCCTCACCTTCCACCCTGCTTTGTGGATGATATATTTGCAGCGTTGCGTGAAGGTGTCGGGGAAAGCGAGCTCACAAACCGCACCCTGACCCTGTTTGGAATCTGCCGAGAATCTGACAACACGTCAGCTTTAGTGTTGTTGGAGCTCATGAAAAGAAACCAGGGAAATGGACTGGAAGTTTTGCAACTGTCTGAAGGTAACATAGCTCCTTGTTACATTAATTTCGGTTtgattctttttaattttacagcatgttttgttttctctatCAGGACTTTTGTCAGAGGGAGATGAGAGTCAAGCATTCGAGTTGACATTTGACCTCCCACACTCTCAGATGCTGAAGCGGAACCCTGTATTGCTCTTAGCTTTCAAAAGACCCTTCACAGAAGAAAACCTGGACATTACTTTCACAAGCCGTGCACTGCATCCTCACACACAGGTAAATAAAGACTAATTTTGagtattttatcatttataacTGCCCTGAAGTTCCTTAACTGAGctatttttgttctgttgctTTTTCTAGCCTGTGTGCATTTCAGGAGAAACACAATACATAATGCTGGCAGGAAAAGAATCCAAGGGCAAAGTCCACCACAAATGGAGGGTTTCTGCCGTGCCAAATGCCCCTGATATGAgtaagatttaatatgagtaaCATGGAGAGTTATTTCTTGTAAATGTGCCCTACTTAcatgtttcctctttttgcagAGCAACAAATGAAAGATTTTCTCAACGGACTAAAATCAGGAAGTAACATCAGCATGACTCCGCTTCTGCTTTTCTCAGGAGAAAGAGGAACTGATACAAGGTTggcttttttgttctttatagTTGACACTTTACGATGATTAACATCAGAGTAGTGGTTAGTAagacatttcttttcttttttagataTTCACACTTTTCAGGTACATCCACAACATCCCTCTTCCTCTGTGAGATGCGGCGGTTTCTGAGTGACATCCTACCCCAGAGCCATCCCTCCCATCCACTCCAGCTGGACTCCCTACAGTCCCTGCCCCCCCTGACACTCGGCCTGTCCTCCAGTGAGACCCTGCTGGCAGCGCTGATTAACTCCTCTGCCCTTACTGTTTTCTCTTACTCCAGCTGGAGCTCCAGGTTTCAGGTGCGTCCCAAAGAGCTGTCCATGTCTCCTGCCCTTCTGGAGGAGGTCAGGCAGAGGTTGGAGCAGACGGTGGAGCAGATATCAGCAGTGATAAGGGAGGAGGATGTGGGtcagagagctgcagagaggcTGGAAAGACTCAAAGAACTCAGTGTGTTTCCAAAGAAGGAACCAGCAGCAGGTGATGAGTGGCCAAAAAAACATTGTCTCATAAagcagtttccttttttttgttttttctctgactCACACCAAAAGCACTGTTAACTCTTATCCCCTTAAATGACAGTCCTAATGTTTCAGAGGTGAATGTTATTTCACTATTACCTTTATAAAGTCAATAATACTACAAATTTAAGACAATCAGTCTTACCAACTGAAGTGGAAGAAGGTGTATGCTCTTGGCTACCACTTACTTAAGGCTAATATGGCCCTGCGCAGACTGTTACTGTTGAACgccatctctgtcagaacagaagtgcaGCAGTTTGCCTGTAGATTGTGTTTCTagttatagatttttttaaaaattcagctttattcataaatatgGTCCAATAGTTACATGAATGAAATAACTGCATTGAAAACATACTGGACTGGGAAGCATTTCATTAATAAACTATGTACCAACCAGTTTTAGTAGTGGATATGAGGGGTGACTTGCTTTAGCTAGAGCTGacatagctatgctagttaGTTAATGTTCCTACATTGTAGTACACTACGATGTAGCTACAAAAGCTCAGGTAAtgcaagctttagcaaatgcagCAAAAGCTATGAAAGCTGATGACAACTACCTAGCTTATGTAATGAACGTTAGCTTTGTGTGCTttggctttagctatgtagctttgtcatctacatagctaatgcagctaaaggATGTTGTTTTAATGAGGTTTAATAGGTCCGTTTTataacttttgacttttggtGTCCTAACTCTTACCTCAACCCTTAACAGAACCTAACTgaaaatttaatctgattttattttgaaagttttaatgcgtatttccattctgacagacgAAGTAACTCACAGTAACAGTCTGTGAGAAGGGGCGTATGAGATCTACGGTTTCTTTGAGCTAatggttttattattttatcaaatAGGAGGCTTTTACTATGTTTACTACTTTTCCACAAGCTACCGTTACAATTTCATTTGTCAACTTCTAGCTATTATAGCCAAAGTCCTACCTATCATAACCATTTGCTATTAAGGCACTCTATCCCTTAGCTAACCACATAGTTTTTCCTAGTATTTCAACTGTTTACTGTTTGATTTAAGCAAAccttttcattttcaataaatttagcTCATTTAACCATTTGTTATATCTGTAAATTGCACTTGTTTAGCCTATCAGTTAGCTTAGTGTATTATTTCAGTTGGCCTGCCTGTTTATTTTTGGGGGTAATGGTTTCAACATTTTATCAAACAAAGGGCAAAATGTCTCTGGTTAATGACCCCAATGATATatttaactgtttatttttcctctctgctcAGGAGAAAGCCAGTACTGTGCATTTCTTTTGCTGAAGGCCTTACAGACGGTGGCTCGTGCACTTGAAGTGGAGAAAAGGCTGCGAGCTGCCAGGGCTGGTAACTCGATGGGTGGCTCCGTCTGTGCGCTGAGGAGCCTCACTGTGTCCCTTGAAAGGACTCTTGTTGGTCCAAACACTGCAAACATCAACAACTGCCATGGCTCCTGTGCTTTTCCCCTCGTCAACACCAACAACCACGCCGTCCTGCTAAACTTTCACATTGAGAGTGGGAATGTGGAGGAGCGGGCACCATGCTGTGTGCCTGTGGCTTATGAACATCTGGAGGTGGTAGACCTGAACCAACATGGGACTTACCTGTCCATCAAGCCAGATGTGGTAGCAAAAGAGTGTGGCTGTCGCTAAAGCAGCTTCCATTTCTGTCTTAAAAAGTCAATGATCAGTGTCTGTTTGGTGGAGGAAACTTTCATTTCATtcttgctctgatatcatttatttattcacacaGTTCGCATGCTATTAAATGCACATGTTTATTCACAGAGGTTGCTTTAAGCTCCATATTTTACACAGAAAGACAATGTATTATTTGCAGTATACACACAAGGCGCAGTGTTCTACACACTAAGAAATTATCATTTAATAAAACCAAGATAATTCTACCATTAGATATGTTGACaatttgttttatcattttattctgtttacaaaaaaaaatgtcttttctttaTCCAAtaattattgtgattttaaaaactgattatAAGTAATATTCTGCACCCATATATTATTAAATACAAAGTGTATTGGAGACTGTATTCCTTATTCACAAACCAGTTGCTGTTGTCATCTGTTATTGTCCTTCATACAGCTGCATCACTCTTTAATTTTGGGTTTCAGGACAACTTTACTGCTcattggcttttttcttctccGTATCGCTCCAACTTCTTCAGATCCCCACCACCACATGAAACTGTCCCATAAGGAAATCTAGAGGTGGAAAGCAAGATTCATGCCAGTTCAGCAGATATATTgctcaggtaaatttactatACTATTACTCTGAATAAGAAAAGATATGAATAATGTCATAACTTTGCATGTTTATTGGACATTTGTACACTTTTATATGGAAACTTGTGGACTAGAATTTACAGCATGgtctttttataaatataagCAATATTGAGGAACtaatttgatcattttcattAGTACTACAGTAAATCTGTAAGTCTGACATTGTAGTGACTAtgtctttttaaagtaaaacacatCTGCAGCTAAACTATCACCAAAAATACATGCATGGCTTAAGGATTTTATAAGCTTTTATAAAAACTGGTTGAATGCTCAATGATAATTGTGACCCTGGTCTTGTAAAATATGACAGACTACATTAGCATGACAGCACAATGAAGGAGTATTGCTATATTTGTCTATAGCACAATACATGCAATAAGCAGGCCTATGCTCAACTGATTAACACTGATTAAGGCTTTGAGAACTGCTCATCAACAGCTGTGATCCCTGATATATTCAACCCTTCATCCAGCTCACCATCTCCACCCAAGTTTGTGTGTTAAATGACAAGATTTGTGCATGAGTGAGACATTTTCCTGGCTGAAGTTTTGCACTAAAAGCCTAACAATCttaatggtaaaaataaaagataattaaaattgatgttgtaaaaaaaaagtatccCTGTGGTGCCAGTAACACTGAGATAAAGCCCAGTAATAAAGGTAGATGGTATTACCAGGAATCCTCTTTATAGAGAAGATTTATAATCTCACAAATCAACCTATATTCCATTAAACTCTGATAGTTTGATGGACTTTATTAAGCAAAAGGGCTCCTAACTAGTAAAAGTaattaaactgcaaaaaaaactgAGGTTAGAGTTAAGGAACTACCAGCCAAATAGATGGATACTTCAAGGTCTTTTTGTCCAGACTTTCTCCTAATCTCCTTGAGCCTGATGATGAAGGCAGCGTTCCTACACTCTTTGAAGAtctaatttaaaacttttaaagacctttttAAGACCTGGACTGAGTAAAAATAATACCACCTTTtgcatggaaaaaaattaaagggatTTCTTCTGAATTTTCAGAATTAATGCAGTGTTTATGAAAAGTCAAATGGTAGAGGAAAAAGATGCTTTCTGGTCATAAATccccaaatttgatgatttatgGCACATTCAATGCCTCTATTGTATCAATATATCATATAGCGATATTTCTAACAGATTTTAAAAGGTATGCTGAGCTGAATCCAAACAGTTTAACTGTTGAAAAGAAGAATAACATCTTTGTCAGGGAGGACCTATCAAAATAAGGCGTAGCTGCACAAAGATTTAGGTGAGCAGCTAGGTAACACAGAGGTTAGAGAACTGGACTAGTTGTTTCACGGGAGTACAGGGCAGATATAATCAAAGTGAGTAATATAAAATCAGAGAGGGGTATGTGGCCTCCACAGGAAATTTTGAGCATCCAATACTTTATTCCCTGCATTTGtatgaatatttatgaaacTGTCTGTGCTGGACATccagttaaaaaaatctgagaacacaaaaaatgataattaaattcaggttaatttagcaaaaaaagtttaaaaaaaattggataaagacaggtatttaagactttttaaagatttccaGGAATCTTGGAATAGGTTTGGCACCTTGATGCACATCGATTTATTGCCAGGCACATGAAAAATGCGTCCCTTGTTTTGAGTCACCAGATAAGTTTGAATACAAGAGAGCTTCACAAAATTAAAGGCAAATTTTACTGACTCAATATAGAAACTTAAAAAGAGTCCTGCAAGTATTACTGAGACAGATGGTACCTGAGTTATTGATCCATCCTGCACACTTCCAATGAAAGACCTTATACCCGTCTCTTCAACAAAAGCATCCATAGCATCTAGTAAACAGAAGAAATAATGACCATGAACATCTTTTGACTTGTGAGGtattgaaaatgagaaaatgttaaAGGCAGAAGTACGGCACTGTATCTGTGTTCTTCATGTCCTtaacataaacattttattaattattttcacaAAAGAGATTCATGTCAGTACTCACCATGCAGCTCATTAACCCCCGAGCTCACAAGCAGTACCACCAGTGCCAGAACTATACAGCGGTTCATAGTGAATCCCTTCCATGGATTTGGGACGTCACTCAGATTTTCAATGGACAGAATTCGTTCATAAGACACTGTAAGTGGAAACAGACGAGTCAGATGCATGCCTTTAAACTCACTTACATGTTTCTTTATGATAATGTCttacttttcttcttctttaagaCATTTATTCTTTGGCTTCAAAAGTGCTGTAGGTAATGGTTGGATCTGAAATAAAGCCGTAAATTAGGATTAATATCTTTATTCTATGCatgaaaaacaactgaaaatcaTTTCAAAGCAAATGCCCTGCCATGTAGCCTTTCAGACTGTAGGCTTCTGTAAGTCAGAATAGACTTGCTAAATGCTGCAGCTTAAAATAGTCACCTGCAGCTGGTTGAAAAAGGCAGCTATGGTTTAACGTATTTAAAGGAACAATGCACAGACAAACTTACCTGATCTGTCTTGTCACTTGTATCCCTCCACTATCATAAAGGTTAATGTGGTGAGTCGACTGAGGTTTCTGCTCTGCAGTGGTCACAGTCGGTGTTATAAACACCATGCACCATGCTCCTTCTCTTTGACTGACAGGCACAGATGGACgatgtaaaaaaaagtgtcataatGTATCTGCTTCCCAGTAAGCAATCAGATAAGCTAAAGATGCAAGTATTTATGAGTTTCTTTTGAATAGAATAATAAAACCTTGACAATTAATTAAGCTACACTGcttggaagaaaaaaataaataatattgaGTACAAGTGTGTATAAAGTAACATTCTGAAATCTAatagaaagtaaaaaaggaaatataatTTAGTTTACTGTATACAGAGACAAAAGTTAATCATAACGTACAATTGGTGAATGCCATAGTCTGTGTTTatgccacatttatttattatttagccCATGTTATCAGTAAAGACATGAGAATTCagatgaaaatgtctttttaattcTCAAAGGATTTTTCacattcagctatttttttcttttactttgggTTCATTTCATTaacaaatgacattttcattttcattttggttaATTTATCTGTACATTTTACATTAAGGTTATGTAGCCAATGTTCATAATTTAGCTGATGGCTGATACTATAACTCAGACATCAATTTACAccccaaaactttcaaaattcaaaacttgtcaaacaaacaaaataaaaaaacagaatatatgAGAGTGTTTAAGAAATGTAAGATAAAACATTGACATAAAAGATAGAGTcatagaaaaaatgtaaaataaatgataatatcAAAATGAGTATGACGATTCTTTTATCAAGGTAGCCTAAGAAAATCTTTGATGCACCTCCTAGAGGTGCCTGGACCCCAGATTGGGAACAACTGGTCCAGGTTATATGAATACATTGCACTTTATTTATCTATTACAAATGTAGCACAGAAAGTagggaaatgtgtgtttggtagattaatttgttgttgtaacaatgcttcttggcaataaatcttacactacatttttaaggaacattcatttgtgggatgagcagcagagctaagtatgtgggttgaaaaaaagatgaaaaattagtcaaatcttctctgccaaagcCGAATTGCTTATGCTGCTGTGACTTTTGATTTGAGCTTCTGGCACACACAGGTGCCTGATTGCACctgcatgggccctgctacagagGTCAGTAGgagtctgctccaagaatcagcatgccttgttggactgatctggatagggcctgtgTGAAAGGGCAACTTCAACCTGGTGTTCTACAGAACCAAGCTGTGGTATTATTTGGAgggagccctagtaccatctccagaCTGAAGGCCAACTTCCCCATAACAGGAGATGTCAGAGACAAGCAGCAAAGTGGGTGTCTCAAGAAGACGACACATCAAGAAGATcatttcctcaccctgtcagcacttaggaactgTAGACTGTCTTCTACAGacttgcagtcaaggtttgtaGGACAATATAGCAGATGGCTCTCTACCCAGACAATTAGGGACAGACTGCAAACAGCCAATCTCCAGTCTCATaaggctgccaggaggcctgccatgactgcccttttCCATCAAGCCAGTTTGCACTGGTGTTGGCAACacatgcactggaacctgaacatgtggaggaatgttatgtTGAGCAATGACTTCAGATTCTGCCAATGGCCGGTCaatcatagggtcaaagtgtggagaagacgtgGAGAACACTATGCAGATTGCTGCACTAACAGAATATTACCTTCAAttgaggcagtgtgatggtgtggggtggcATTTCCTTTACcagaaaaacaaggcttgtcatcattggaagCAATCTCAATGAAGAGAGACATCAAGCTGAGATATGCAATCCCATAACTCCACAGACTGGGACAGAACTCTGTCCTTCAAGATAGAAACGCTCACCCCCACAGTGCCatgtttatcagagactacatccagaatttgggagtggagaggatggagtgGCCTGCCAGAAGTCCCGAGCACAAGCAGGAGTCCTAAGCACAAGGCTTATTAATGACAAAATGtcctaaaaaataaattcattcatttaaaaaatgttttaaaaggaactCTGTAATTGAAACACTAGTTGTCATAATAACAGGTTACATTTTTAGGGGCGGAAGTGTGAAATACCATCAGAAGTACAAAAGCAGGAATTCTAAATCAGACTCACTCATTACTATGTCACTTGttatgttttaatgttaaatgtttaCTAAAATAAGTGCGTCATGTTTTCCCACTAACACGTCATGAGGGATAAGACACGCCCCTGACAGACTCTGCATCCTGCCAGCTCTCAGCCTGAGCTCAACattgaggagaaggaggacagAGCGAGCAGCTGGTGTGGACGCTGGCCGGATGGTTAAATCTAACCTACAGACGATTTTGAATAGTCATTGTTTTgttagagaaaaagagagaaacttaACCGAGATGCCTGTTATTGAGCAATCCAGTAATAAACCTGAAAGTGAAAGGTATGTCGCTAAAGTCTCCGTGAATTGTCCTAAGCTAACTACCACTAGCAGCTAAGCTACGTTGTAACACTGCGGCCTAGCTAACAGATAACAGCGTATTTACAGGAGTGGCTAACACTGTCCCCTACGGTTCCTGTTTACAtaacagctttatttatttcagttgaCATTTCCGAAATATATTCAATCGCTCAATTAATCAAATATGTCTCATGTTTTATCTTTTGAtaaatacagttattaaaaattacaaaattctAAATTCACACCGTAAATAAGTAATCATCATTAACTTCAGTTTACAGCTCATAAAGAAATCACTGAGACGATGCTGTTAATATTGAAGCTTGCCAAGCTAAGCTAACACAAGCTAATACGTAAAACGCCACAGACGTTTGTTAGCTTAAGGCTAGTCAGCTATCGGTAAAAGGATTGGCTTGGCTATTGAATTAATTTCACTAAGGTGGTTTCGTGTAGCTCCGAGAATATCTAGACTAACTCGACTGTGTAGATGTATATTTCCTGaccaatttaacatttttcttagTTGAATCAACAATGTCAGTTTATACAAATTATTAGGTGCGTTAGCTTGCAGGCTAACGTAATCACCCTGATTTCGCAACACCTTAGATAATTCTTCAAAAACAAAAGCTAATTTCTTTGATCATGTTTCAATTTTAAGGGTACTTGGGCTCCAAGAACACTTACATAAGTTACCTTTACGCTAACCCACGTAGTTAAAATGATGGCCGAGTTGATCGTTTGTAGCTTCATGTGTTTAACGTCGGACTCTGTTTACATGCTGTATATTGAAGGATTTAAGGCTCTTTAGATGCCAACAGTTTTGAATAAATGTGGTGCAACATTTATTCTCACCTATTTTCTGTGCATTAATCTAAAGAAAGATTATACTATTCATTGTCTTTTATCCTATCTAGAAGGCTTGTTTGCTGTTGCTCTTGTGATTAAATGGGAGGATTGACTGGAAATGAGAGCAGAGGGGTTTGATCCCTAGCCAAATGGGACATATTTTCAAACAGGTTTTGAGTGGTTTTTGTGGGGTGTTTTGTAACGTCAGTCTTGTGCTGACAAGATTTGGTCGAGGCTGTTTGCCACACTGTTGTGAAGGACTCGTAGGAAATTTCCACTGCATGGCGAAGGGGGGTGGTATGAGGAACAGCGAGTCCAATAATGACATATTGTACACGGAACATGTCTGTTGTTTAATAAAGCTACACCAATGCAGCAGCAATGAGCaatgaggattttaaaatgtgcaccTAAAGCAGATATTTTGTGAAGCTCAAACAATAGGCACTAATCAGCCAGGTTTGTAGACATACGCCTTTCAAATTTATTCACTCCCAGTTTTAAATCTGATCTTCCACCTGAGGTGTAACatggaaaaacagcagcaggttGTCAATTTGAAATACCCCCACTTCCTGAATAACATTAACTATATGACATTCACCTAAAGATGAGTGTTTGTTCAAGGTTTCCATACATGGAAGATTTGCTTACACAAGCAGAAGCTGAAGACTCATGTGACCACGGTGGGTTTTGTGTTGCTCCCTGGTGTGggagtctgatttttttttttaaatgacgcAGATGGAATGCAGAAGTGGATTCAGCTGTGTTAATTTGAAGGAAAAATTGGCATTGAAGTTCTGATGGGACGATGCTAATTGGCTGTTTTACATAATCTGATAATGAGATTTAGGTGACCTGTGTTGGTTGGAAATCTCCTTTGCCTTGCACAATCAGGCAGTAGATGTTGTTTCATATTAACTCAGTCAGTCTGAGTTATTATGGGGGTGACAATAGTCTTCATTTGGTTTTCACAAATCTGCTCCACATATAGCAGAGCTGTGACATTTGCGTAAGAGAGCATCTGCgggagtgtttgtgtgagtctgtggaagtgctgctgctgctaataGCTTGTGCTCCAGATACGAGCTCTGAGAATAGGCTTACTCtcaacaacactgtaaatatatgcagccacacacacagaccTCCGCGCAAGCAAGCCTCAGCTAATTCTACAGAGCACTTTGGCTGGCCTCTGAATTAAAATGGCTGATCTGGCTCACTTAAATGGTGTTTGTTCCTGTTGTAAACTGGAGCAACACAGGAGGGCTAAAGTAGGCTAATGGTTAAACAAACTGAGGCTGTTCCTCTGGCAGACCTCAACTGTGAATCATGTGACAAGTCTGAATTTGTCTGACAGAAACCAAGGCACACAGAGACCTGTTTGAGGAAGTTAGACACCAGTCAACATCAACAATTTTTAACAAGAGCTAGTGTTTGTGAGATGAAGAAGCTGGTTGAAGCAGTTGTAAATATATGATTGACAGCTGACTCAGTAAACTAGGACATATTTTCTGTGTCAAGTCATCAATGATGTGATATGGTGATGCATAAACTCCTCTCTAtctgtaaatgaaaaacaagcatGTCAAACACTATGCAAGAACATGTTCTCTTTATCATATTACCTAGCAACTGTTTAACTGTTTCAGTGATAATTCACTAAACtgtgtaatgtttgtttaaCCTGCTGTTCATATTCATAGCGTTGGTGTTTGTTTCTTTCAGAATCTCAGTGAATACGCAACCTATAATGCCTCCTTctatatgtgtgtttgtttcgTCTTCCAGTATCTCCAGTCCCAGGAGATGCTCCTGCTGTTGCAGTAACCCGTGTCCGGGGCCTCTGTGGTGCTCCTGATGCCCCTCTCCCACCCCTGAAGATCCCAGGTGGGCGAGGGAATGACCAGCGGGATCGCAATCTTTCAGCTAAGCTATTCTACTCTGTAAGTCAAACTAAAGTTAGTAaaatttttggtat
This window harbors:
- the amh gene encoding muellerian-inhibiting factor, whose amino-acid sequence is MLVVDLFFCGAVMLCWTRLCVSLIPPYNPTTTGDHPTTTAESGDNLKIKHAAHTSMASTVSYHSPHLPPCFVDDIFAALREGVGESELTNRTLTLFGICRESDNTSALVLLELMKRNQGNGLEVLQLSEGLLSEGDESQAFELTFDLPHSQMLKRNPVLLLAFKRPFTEENLDITFTSRALHPHTQPVCISGETQYIMLAGKESKGKVHHKWRVSAVPNAPDMKQQMKDFLNGLKSGSNISMTPLLLFSGERGTDTRYSHFSGTSTTSLFLCEMRRFLSDILPQSHPSHPLQLDSLQSLPPLTLGLSSSETLLAALINSSALTVFSYSSWSSRFQVRPKELSMSPALLEEVRQRLEQTVEQISAVIREEDVGQRAAERLERLKELSVFPKKEPAAGESQYCAFLLLKALQTVARALEVEKRLRAARAGNSMGGSVCALRSLTVSLERTLVGPNTANINNCHGSCAFPLVNTNNHAVLLNFHIESGNVEERAPCCVPVAYEHLEVVDLNQHGTYLSIKPDVVAKECGCR